A portion of the Sphingobacterium spiritivorum genome contains these proteins:
- a CDS encoding GAF domain-containing protein → MAEDLNILTGNKAEQYKGLIPQIEALISGESNLIANLANISAALKEQFGFFWVGFYLVEAEELVLGPFQGPVACTRIKKGKGVCGTAWAEEQTLIVPDVDKFPGHIACSSLSKSEIVLPVRVGGKIIAVLDVDSDTLNSFDQEDAVYLEKILSFIPA, encoded by the coding sequence ATGGCAGAAGATCTGAATATACTTACAGGAAATAAAGCAGAACAATATAAAGGACTGATCCCTCAGATAGAGGCTTTAATTAGCGGAGAATCTAATCTGATTGCTAATCTTGCAAATATCAGCGCTGCACTCAAAGAACAGTTCGGATTCTTTTGGGTAGGATTTTATCTTGTTGAAGCTGAAGAATTAGTTTTAGGTCCGTTTCAGGGTCCCGTAGCATGTACACGTATAAAAAAAGGAAAAGGTGTCTGCGGAACAGCCTGGGCAGAAGAGCAAACCCTTATTGTTCCGGATGTAGATAAATTTCCCGGTCATATTGCATGTAGCTCCTTATCCAAATCAGAAATTGTGCTACCCGTACGTGTAGGCGGAAAAATTATTGCTGTACTTGATGTAGATAGCGATACCCTGAATTCATTCGATCAGGAAGATGCTGTATATTTAGAAAAAATTCTTTCTTTTATACCGGCTTAA